In Mycolicibacterium aubagnense, the DNA window CCGCGTGCTGTACAAAGTCGACGAATGGTCGCAAGCTCCGACGAAACTCGCCACCGGCGGACGACGGGTGCACCTCGACGGATACCGACGCCAGCCGCGGAACACGATCGAAATCGTCGGCCTCGACCGCGACAACATCGTGCTGCTGACGGTACCCGCCAACACGGATGCGGCAGAGCCCATTCGGCGCTCATGAGCGCCGCGCTGCCCAACAACCGTTCAACGGTGTTGGACATCTTGACGACGGCTCAGCACGCCGACTAAGGCTCCAGGATTTGTCCTGTGGCCCAATAGATTTGGATGCAAAGATCGCATTCATCAGGAAAAGAAAGTAGTAATCGCATGACCGAAGGAACCGTGAAGTGGTTCAACAACGAAAAAGGCTTCGGCTTTATCGCCCCTGACGGTGGCGCGCCGGACGTTTTCGTTCACCATTCCGAGATCCAGGCCGGCGGCTTCCGCTCGCTGGAGGAAAACCAGCGCGTGAAGTTCGAGGTCACCGCGGGAACCAAGGGCCCGCAAGCCGTGGGCGTCACCGCTCTCTGAGACAGCACTGAACCCTTGGATTGATACGGAGTTATCCCCTATCAATCCAAGGGTTTTTCCAAAATCCGCTGCCGCCGCGCGGCGGTCAATATTTCCTCCGCGGTCTGCAGCATCGTGTCTTCGCCGCGACGTGGCTCAACCGGTAGGCCAGCCGCGCGCCGCAACACCATGTTGGCCAATGCGCTGTTGGTTGTACTCGGCACGATAAGCAGATTCGCGCTCGCCTCGGACCCGCCAACGGCGATGATGTGTTGCGGCTTGGTGCGCCAGTCCCGCCAGTTGAGATTCGGGGGATTGTGTAGTGGCGACCAATTGAGGCCGACATCAACAACTTTCCCCAAGCGACTTTCCAGGACCCCGATCATGCCGGCCAATTCGTCGGCCAGGGCCGCGGTGTACGGCCACCACGCGCCATCGATCCGACGGCCAAGATCGTAAGCCAGACATAGTCGAATCGGCTTCTCCGGCCGACGTCTCTGCGTGAGATACGCCATCAGGTCACCGCACAACGCGGAAGTAGATTGGCGCGACATCTCATTGATGAATCCTTACGTCGATGCCGCGACTACCTCACCGCCAGCATGGCGATCGGTAATCACACGACTCCCATCACCAACGCTACGCCGCGCCCATACACGCGGCTCCGAC includes these proteins:
- a CDS encoding cold-shock protein produces the protein MTEGTVKWFNNEKGFGFIAPDGGAPDVFVHHSEIQAGGFRSLEENQRVKFEVTAGTKGPQAVGVTAL
- a CDS encoding DUF5994 family protein, with the translated sequence MAYLTQRRRPEKPIRLCLAYDLGRRIDGAWWPYTAALADELAGMIGVLESRLGKVVDVGLNWSPLHNPPNLNWRDWRTKPQHIIAVGGSEASANLLIVPSTTNSALANMVLRRAAGLPVEPRRGEDTMLQTAEEILTAARRQRILEKPLD